Proteins encoded together in one Orbaceae bacterium lpD01 window:
- a CDS encoding lysine exporter LysO family protein, translating to MYSGLLIVLLPFFLGYLFRLKDKKWLDRINFLLSLCVYLILFVMGISLAQLDNLGNHFQTIIYSTSIVFICTFGMNFFALACIDIFLPWRSHNTNQQLPSRWKMILESLQICLALISGFLIGLIPINIFHYASHVSEIVLIILLFIVGIQLRSNGMTLKQILINKIGLMTTAVVCSSALLGGILSALILDMPLKNGLALSSSFGWYSLSGILMTETHGPLIGSIAFFNDLLRELIAVLLIPSLIHRYRITALGLCGATSMDFTLPILQKGGGPSMVPAAIVQGFILSLLVPILLTLFNY from the coding sequence ATGTACTCGGGATTGCTGATCGTTTTGTTACCTTTTTTTCTCGGTTATCTTTTCAGACTGAAAGATAAAAAGTGGTTAGATAGAATTAATTTTTTATTGAGTCTATGTGTTTATCTCATCCTCTTTGTCATGGGGATTAGCTTGGCACAACTGGATAATCTGGGTAATCATTTTCAAACGATCATCTACTCGACATCGATTGTATTTATTTGTACCTTCGGGATGAATTTTTTTGCTTTAGCCTGTATCGATATCTTTTTACCTTGGCGTTCACACAATACCAATCAGCAGCTCCCGTCAAGATGGAAAATGATCTTAGAGTCGTTACAGATTTGTCTTGCACTCATTAGCGGATTTTTAATTGGCTTAATACCAATTAACATCTTTCATTATGCGAGCCATGTCAGCGAAATTGTATTAATTATCTTACTGTTTATTGTGGGTATTCAATTACGTAGCAATGGCATGACCTTAAAACAGATCCTGATTAACAAGATTGGCTTAATGACCACTGCCGTTGTGTGTAGTAGTGCTTTATTAGGTGGCATACTTTCCGCTTTGATACTTGATATGCCCTTAAAAAATGGTTTAGCCCTATCATCGAGTTTCGGCTGGTACTCGTTGTCGGGTATTTTAATGACTGAGACTCACGGGCCGCTTATCGGTAGTATCGCCTTTTTTAACGATTTATTGCGCGAACTGATAGCGGTGTTACTGATCCCCTCGCTGATTCATCGTTATCGCATCACCGCTTTGGGCCTTTGCGGCGCAACATCAATGGATTTTACCCTGCCTATTCTACAAAAAGGCGGTGGCCCCTCTATGGTACCGGCAGCAATTGTGCAAGGTTTTATATTGAGCCTGCTGGTGCCTATTTTATTAACGCTATTTAACTACTAA
- a CDS encoding VirK/YbjX family protein — protein MPNQTKSLLVQLVSGQLPLNPLWQKTSYRMKFLFRSYLAYPETLPWLKKLALYPLLQTFLSQQTNLPAKLQRPYLASNMSRKARYNALCAHYDFISSLPTTLVEHLYAANPIVLAEIIGKDEQPFTITLESNDKYSREGELTLSVFNHEQVNLATLTFAIIKHQQKLTLFIGGLQGSNQENAREQIQKATKACYGIFPKTMAIEAILVIARFLQVEQILAVSNRTHIYNNFRYRRQNKLRMADYDSYWETLQATISDDDFYSLPAKLVRKAMEDIPSKKRSEYRNRYLLLDKLIDDTHQHLVNLTK, from the coding sequence ATGCCAAATCAAACCAAATCACTTTTAGTTCAACTTGTCTCAGGTCAATTACCGCTCAATCCTTTATGGCAAAAAACCAGCTACAGAATGAAGTTTTTATTCCGTTCTTATTTGGCTTATCCTGAAACCTTGCCTTGGCTAAAAAAGTTGGCTCTATATCCTTTACTTCAAACCTTTTTAAGTCAGCAAACGAATTTACCCGCCAAGCTACAAAGACCTTACTTGGCGAGCAATATGTCACGTAAAGCACGCTACAACGCGTTATGTGCACATTATGATTTTATATCGTCTTTACCAACAACATTAGTTGAGCATCTTTATGCCGCAAATCCGATCGTATTGGCCGAGATTATTGGTAAAGATGAACAGCCGTTTACTATCACATTGGAAAGTAATGATAAATATAGCCGTGAAGGTGAATTAACCCTTTCGGTGTTTAATCATGAACAGGTTAATTTAGCCACACTAACTTTCGCTATCATCAAGCATCAGCAAAAATTGACGCTTTTCATTGGTGGTTTGCAAGGTAGTAATCAAGAAAATGCTCGCGAACAGATTCAAAAGGCGACGAAAGCTTGCTACGGTATTTTTCCTAAAACGATGGCCATTGAAGCTATTTTGGTTATCGCACGCTTTTTGCAGGTAGAGCAGATTCTGGCTGTGAGCAATCGAACGCATATTTATAATAACTTTCGTTATCGTCGCCAAAATAAGTTGCGTATGGCCGATTATGATAGTTATTGGGAGACGTTACAAGCAACAATCAGCGATGATGATTTCTACTCACTGCCTGCCAAGCTGGTTCGTAAAGCGATGGAAGATATTCCAAGTAAAAAGAGATCCGAATATCGAAATCGCTATTTGCTATTAGATAAGCTTATCGATGACACCCATCAACATTTAGTGAATTTAACAAAATAA
- the clpS gene encoding ATP-dependent Clp protease adapter ClpS, translating to MSYYNIKDHCVNEKKQKQLTPPSKYLVIMHNDDYTTMDFVIEVLQRFFSHDEAKATEIMLAIHHHGIGVCGFYTAEIAEMKVIKVTQYAREHQFPLRCTMEKVLE from the coding sequence ATGTCATATTATAACATAAAAGATCACTGTGTTAATGAAAAGAAACAAAAACAGTTAACGCCCCCATCAAAATATCTTGTCATTATGCATAATGATGATTATACAACAATGGATTTTGTGATTGAGGTTTTACAACGATTTTTTAGTCATGATGAGGCAAAAGCAACCGAAATTATGCTGGCAATACATCATCATGGTATTGGAGTTTGTGGTTTTTATACAGCTGAAATAGCTGAAATGAAAGTGATTAAGGTCACCCAATATGCTCGGGAACACCAGTTTCCATTACGCTGTACCATGGAGAAAGTTTTGGAATGA
- the clpA gene encoding ATP-dependent Clp protease ATP-binding subunit ClpA, translating to MINKDLQLVINQAFSDAQSFGYEYLTIEQLLMALLKDKTVINVLSALHLDFEAIIDDLIVYIEQNITYLSDNESMTEPTMAFQQVIQRAALHIESVQKEEITSLDVLVSILSQNESYACYILNQHNIDRLEVIDFISHHYMSTENRQPQHDASQQAELTALERYTTNLNAIAKQGGIDPLIGRELDIERVMQVLCRRRKNNSILVGEAGVGKTAIVEGLAWLIERNKVPHILKDAVIYSFDMSALIAGTTYRGDFEKRFNELVTELEQQPNSILFIDEIHMIIGAGATGESKVDTANLFKPLLSSGRIRVIGSTTYQEFSRIFEKDHALARRFQKIDILEPSVEDTIKILAGLKSYYEKYHQIHYTDKALRSAVELSVKYINDRFLPDKAIDLIDEAGAKNALLPKRSRKKIIHESDIETIVAKIARVPENNVSTNDKTRLQHLHTELKSVVFGQDKAIDVLSDAIILNRAGLGREHKPVGSFLFAGPTGVGKTEITQQLAKMLGIKLLRFDMSEYKEAHTVSRLIGSPPGYVGFEQGGLLTDAVIKHPYSVLLLDEIEKAHPDIFNLLLQIMDNGSLTDSNGRKADFRNVIVVMTTNAGVQETVRKSIGFNQQDNSTDAMQEINRLFSPEFRNRLDNIVWFAHLTPEITANIVNKFIHELAEQLNAKQVQLEVSKSARAWLAEKGYDKAMGARPMARVIHENIKKPIAHELLFGALRHGGLVKVDLKKKQLVLDYKLAVH from the coding sequence ATTATAAATAAAGATTTACAGTTAGTGATTAATCAAGCCTTTAGTGATGCTCAATCCTTTGGTTATGAGTATTTAACTATCGAACAGCTATTAATGGCCCTATTAAAAGATAAAACCGTCATTAATGTGTTATCGGCTTTACATCTGGATTTTGAAGCGATTATCGATGATTTGATCGTTTATATTGAACAAAATATTACCTACCTCAGTGATAACGAATCTATGACTGAGCCAACGATGGCTTTTCAGCAGGTGATTCAGCGCGCCGCCCTTCATATTGAGTCCGTCCAAAAAGAAGAGATAACCAGTTTGGATGTCTTGGTTTCAATTTTAAGCCAAAATGAATCTTATGCCTGCTATATCCTTAATCAACATAATATTGACAGGCTTGAGGTGATCGACTTTATTTCTCATCATTATATGTCGACAGAAAATAGGCAGCCGCAACACGATGCATCACAACAAGCTGAATTGACCGCTTTAGAACGTTATACGACCAATTTGAATGCGATCGCTAAACAAGGTGGGATTGATCCGTTAATTGGACGAGAGCTGGATATTGAAAGAGTGATGCAAGTTTTGTGTCGCCGGCGTAAGAATAATTCAATTTTAGTCGGTGAAGCCGGCGTCGGTAAAACGGCCATTGTTGAAGGATTAGCCTGGCTGATTGAGCGAAATAAAGTACCGCATATTTTAAAAGATGCGGTCATTTACTCATTTGATATGAGCGCCTTAATCGCAGGGACAACTTATCGGGGCGATTTTGAAAAACGATTTAATGAATTAGTGACAGAATTAGAGCAGCAGCCCAATAGTATTTTGTTTATCGATGAAATTCATATGATTATTGGTGCTGGCGCAACGGGTGAGAGTAAAGTGGATACGGCTAATTTGTTTAAGCCGTTACTCTCTTCAGGACGAATTCGAGTAATAGGTTCAACCACTTATCAGGAGTTTAGCCGAATCTTTGAAAAGGATCATGCGTTAGCCCGACGATTCCAAAAAATTGATATCCTTGAACCCTCGGTTGAAGATACGATTAAGATTTTAGCGGGTTTAAAAAGTTATTATGAAAAGTATCATCAGATCCATTATACCGATAAAGCGCTACGTAGTGCCGTTGAGCTGTCGGTTAAATATATCAATGATCGGTTTTTACCCGATAAAGCCATCGATTTAATTGATGAAGCTGGCGCAAAAAATGCACTTTTACCGAAACGAAGTCGAAAAAAGATCATTCATGAGAGTGATATTGAAACGATTGTCGCCAAAATTGCCCGAGTGCCTGAAAATAACGTCTCGACTAATGATAAAACACGCTTACAACATCTGCATACTGAATTAAAATCGGTGGTTTTTGGGCAAGATAAAGCGATTGATGTATTAAGTGATGCCATTATTTTAAATCGCGCTGGACTTGGCCGTGAACATAAACCGGTAGGTTCATTTTTATTTGCCGGGCCGACTGGTGTCGGTAAAACTGAAATTACCCAGCAACTCGCCAAAATGCTGGGTATCAAATTATTACGCTTTGATATGTCTGAATATAAAGAGGCTCATACCGTGAGTCGTTTAATTGGTTCACCACCCGGTTATGTCGGTTTTGAGCAGGGCGGACTATTAACTGATGCGGTGATTAAACATCCTTATTCGGTATTACTATTGGATGAGATAGAGAAGGCTCATCCCGATATCTTCAACTTATTATTACAGATTATGGATAATGGTTCATTGACCGATAGCAATGGTCGTAAAGCAGACTTTCGAAATGTGATTGTGGTGATGACAACCAATGCCGGGGTTCAGGAGACGGTGCGTAAGAGTATTGGTTTTAATCAGCAAGACAATAGTACTGATGCAATGCAGGAGATTAACCGTTTATTTAGTCCGGAATTTCGTAATCGACTGGATAATATTGTTTGGTTTGCGCATTTAACACCAGAAATTACCGCGAATATCGTCAATAAATTCATTCATGAGCTCGCAGAGCAACTTAATGCTAAGCAGGTTCAGCTTGAGGTAAGTAAATCGGCACGGGCTTGGCTTGCTGAGAAGGGCTATGATAAAGCCATGGGCGCAAGGCCGATGGCGCGAGTCATTCATGAAAATATTAAAAAACCGATTGCGCATGAACTGCTATTTGGCGCTTTACGGCATGGTGGTTTGGTTAAAGTGGATCTTAAGAAGAAACAGTTGGTGTTAGATTATAAACTGGCGGTGCATTAA
- the ubiG gene encoding bifunctional 2-polyprenyl-6-hydroxyphenol methylase/3-demethylubiquinol 3-O-methyltransferase UbiG: MLNNPKPLNVDQSEIDKFSAMASEWWDPNGKFKPLHTINPLRVEYILSQTGDLMGKSVLDVGCGGGILTESLAKLGATTTAIDMAELSLNIAKTHAQAQHLTIDYRLESIEQHLAQTSQRYDVITCMEMLEHVPDPHSIIDSCAKLLKPQGKLFLSTINRNHKSRLMLIIGAEYIARIVPKGTHDFNKFIRPSELMGWIEQAGLATQAFIGMEYHLLGNKFTLGRNIDVNYIALATKK; encoded by the coding sequence ATGTTAAATAACCCAAAGCCCCTTAATGTCGATCAATCTGAGATCGATAAATTCTCGGCAATGGCGTCTGAGTGGTGGGATCCTAATGGTAAATTCAAGCCATTACACACAATTAATCCCCTGCGGGTTGAATATATTTTAAGTCAAACTGGTGATTTAATGGGTAAATCGGTATTAGATGTCGGTTGTGGTGGCGGTATTCTTACTGAAAGTTTAGCCAAATTAGGTGCAACAACTACAGCCATCGATATGGCCGAACTCTCTTTGAATATAGCCAAAACACACGCACAAGCGCAGCATCTGACGATTGATTATCGACTCGAATCGATTGAGCAGCACCTAGCCCAAACATCACAGCGTTATGATGTGATTACTTGTATGGAGATGTTAGAACACGTGCCAGATCCACACTCTATCATTGATAGCTGCGCTAAATTACTCAAACCGCAGGGTAAGCTCTTCTTATCGACCATCAATCGTAATCATAAATCCCGTTTAATGCTGATTATTGGGGCAGAATATATTGCGCGAATTGTCCCCAAAGGCACCCATGATTTTAATAAGTTTATCCGACCGTCCGAATTAATGGGCTGGATAGAGCAAGCCGGACTAGCGACACAAGCCTTTATTGGTATGGAGTATCATCTACTTGGCAATAAGTTTACCTTAGGGCGCAACATCGATGTGAACTATATTGCTCTGGCGACAAAAAAGTAG
- a CDS encoding CoA pyrophosphatase → MLTKSQIIKHLQTQNNRPDFHPLRQAAVFIPLVETEAGISFLFEVRAAHLKWQPGDICFPGGKVELTDTSTHFTALRETQEELGLGAQDIKIYYELPPFFTVLGLEIYPVIGEIVHPEHIKINQQEVESIFTVPISWFMANPPIKADMLVATKPAGNFPLELLKNRDTEWQQRSSHEVYLYPYQHHVIWGLTAQIIVSCLSLFNAI, encoded by the coding sequence ATGCTAACGAAGTCGCAAATTATCAAGCATTTGCAAACCCAAAATAATAGACCTGATTTTCATCCATTACGCCAAGCTGCGGTATTCATCCCGTTAGTTGAAACAGAGGCCGGAATAAGCTTTCTTTTTGAAGTCAGAGCAGCACATTTAAAATGGCAACCTGGCGATATCTGTTTTCCTGGTGGTAAAGTTGAATTGACAGATACCTCAACCCATTTTACGGCCCTACGAGAGACGCAAGAAGAGTTAGGCTTAGGCGCGCAAGATATTAAAATATATTATGAGCTACCGCCATTTTTTACCGTACTAGGTTTAGAGATTTATCCGGTCATTGGTGAAATCGTGCATCCGGAACATATAAAGATCAATCAGCAAGAGGTAGAATCTATTTTTACTGTCCCAATTAGCTGGTTTATGGCAAACCCACCCATTAAGGCAGATATGTTGGTTGCAACAAAGCCCGCCGGGAATTTTCCATTAGAACTATTAAAAAATCGTGATACCGAGTGGCAACAAAGGTCATCACATGAAGTCTATCTTTACCCATATCAACATCATGTGATATGGGGACTGACGGCACAAATTATCGTATCTTGTTTAAGTTTATTCAATGCAATATAA
- the cra gene encoding catabolite repressor/activator, whose product MKLEEIARLAGVSRTTASYVINGKAKQYRVSDKTIEKVLAVVKQHQFQPNAIAAGLRAGRTSSLGLVIPDLENLSYTRIANYLERFAREQGYQLLISCSEDQPELEIQCIRHLQQRRVDAVIVSSSFSEADEFYLNWDNRALPIFALDRSIDPARFCTITGSDFYDAKMLAEAFEQHAGSKVVYMGALSELPISGLREHGFKTVMSEDNRDIHLLYADSFTRQDAEKTFTDWLNRSPLPNPIPNAIFVTSFTLLQGIIDAILKRLGYLPNDLLIATFGDNELLDFLPCPIISVTQQHKEIAHQTLSRVLNCLESHQYQANLTIINRTLIYRGGLRRERLR is encoded by the coding sequence ATGAAACTTGAGGAAATAGCTCGTTTAGCCGGGGTTTCAAGAACGACTGCCAGCTATGTAATTAATGGTAAAGCCAAACAGTATCGGGTGAGCGATAAGACTATTGAGAAGGTTTTAGCCGTTGTGAAACAACATCAGTTTCAGCCTAATGCTATCGCAGCAGGTTTAAGAGCGGGACGTACATCATCACTGGGATTGGTGATCCCCGATCTCGAAAATTTGAGTTATACCCGCATTGCCAATTATCTTGAGAGATTTGCTCGCGAACAGGGCTATCAGTTACTGATCTCTTGTTCAGAAGATCAACCAGAACTTGAAATTCAATGCATACGTCATTTACAGCAGCGCCGGGTTGATGCGGTTATTGTCTCTTCTTCGTTTTCTGAGGCTGATGAGTTCTATCTTAACTGGGATAATCGAGCGTTACCCATTTTTGCCCTCGACCGTTCTATTGATCCGGCCCGTTTTTGTACGATAACCGGTTCTGATTTTTATGACGCAAAAATGCTCGCGGAAGCTTTCGAACAACATGCTGGTAGCAAAGTGGTCTATATGGGCGCTTTATCTGAATTACCCATCAGTGGATTGCGAGAACATGGGTTTAAAACCGTGATGAGTGAGGATAACCGAGATATTCATCTCTTATATGCGGACAGCTTTACCCGTCAAGATGCGGAAAAGACGTTTACCGATTGGTTGAATCGAAGTCCATTACCCAATCCAATACCGAATGCGATTTTTGTGACGTCGTTTACCTTATTACAAGGGATTATAGATGCGATTCTAAAACGGCTCGGCTATTTACCCAATGATCTATTGATTGCCACTTTCGGTGATAATGAATTACTGGATTTTTTACCGTGCCCCATTATTAGTGTGACACAACAACATAAAGAGATTGCCCATCAAACATTAAGCAGGGTACTCAACTGTCTGGAAAGTCATCAATACCAAGCAAATCTGACCATTATTAATCGAACATTGATTTATCGTGGTGGTCTGCGCCGTGAACGGCTGAGATAA
- the fruB gene encoding fused PTS fructose transporter subunit IIA/HPr protein — MFELVAKDVHMNQSAQDKTQAIKSIAQALVEAGFVEEGYGEGMLQREQQAATYLDNGIAIPHGTTTTRYLVKKTGVQVFHFPQGVKWGDEDQLAYVAIGIAASSDEHLELLRQLTRVLGDDDVEDRLKQVKSADDIVAILTGKSEAASDEIIVDTSLMMLDIPADSLQTLQALNASRLQKIAAVNTAFLTSVIEHQPSYLGEGIWLSDSAQGNLKNAVAISRPTNALTEQDKPVNLLMTISSVNDAFSPIIDKLAQLLFNRQAKTLLNAGAQTLAQFFDVNVSLPPSTLESAPSSTPVEADVASVEDTQEGFSRELTVLNPHGLHTRPSSVLIKVIKAFKSTVKVTNLSGSNKPVNAASLIKVVALGAKKGDRLLFTAEGPDAQQVLDAIEKAMAEGLGEGVE; from the coding sequence ATGTTTGAATTAGTCGCAAAAGATGTTCATATGAATCAAAGCGCGCAGGATAAAACTCAGGCAATTAAAAGTATTGCTCAAGCTTTGGTTGAAGCAGGTTTTGTGGAAGAGGGATATGGCGAAGGTATGTTGCAGCGTGAACAGCAGGCGGCAACCTATTTGGATAACGGTATTGCAATTCCTCACGGAACCACCACGACGCGTTATTTAGTGAAAAAGACCGGTGTGCAAGTCTTTCACTTTCCTCAGGGCGTGAAATGGGGCGATGAAGATCAATTAGCTTATGTTGCGATCGGTATTGCGGCAAGTTCGGATGAGCATCTTGAACTATTACGTCAGCTCACTCGCGTATTGGGCGATGATGATGTTGAAGACAGATTAAAACAGGTCAAATCAGCCGATGATATCGTGGCTATTTTAACCGGTAAATCAGAGGCAGCCTCTGATGAGATTATTGTTGACACTTCACTGATGATGCTTGATATTCCCGCCGATAGCTTACAGACTTTACAGGCACTTAATGCTTCGCGATTACAGAAAATAGCTGCAGTCAACACGGCTTTTTTAACTTCAGTGATTGAGCATCAGCCAAGCTATTTAGGTGAGGGGATTTGGCTTAGTGACAGCGCACAAGGCAATCTGAAAAATGCGGTTGCTATTAGTCGTCCAACAAATGCCCTAACTGAACAAGATAAACCGGTTAATCTGTTAATGACAATTTCGTCAGTCAATGACGCATTTTCGCCGATTATCGACAAGCTTGCACAGTTACTTTTTAATCGTCAGGCAAAAACCTTATTAAATGCTGGTGCGCAAACGTTAGCGCAGTTTTTTGATGTGAATGTATCCTTACCACCGTCAACATTAGAATCAGCGCCTTCATCTACACCTGTTGAAGCGGATGTCGCGTCAGTTGAGGATACGCAAGAGGGTTTCAGTCGAGAGCTGACTGTACTCAATCCACACGGCTTACATACTCGTCCAAGTTCTGTGTTGATTAAGGTAATTAAGGCATTTAAGAGTACGGTTAAAGTGACTAATTTAAGTGGTTCAAATAAGCCCGTGAATGCCGCAAGTCTAATTAAAGTAGTAGCGTTAGGCGCTAAAAAAGGCGATCGCTTGCTGTTTACCGCCGAAGGTCCAGATGCTCAGCAAGTTTTAGATGCGATTGAAAAAGCAATGGCTGAAGGATTGGGCGAAGGAGTCGAATAA